The Methanobrevibacter sp. DNA segment GCTTACCTCTCCAACAACTAACGAAATTGCAACAGCATATGGAAGACTCTGCCTTAACTCTTCAATATTTTTCGGATTGAAATTGTTATGCTCTGAAGCTACCCCATAGGTTTTAATGGCTACATTTTGAATGTGGTCATATTCCTCACCAATACTAGCTTTAAGTTTTAATGCAGTGTCAATTGAAGAATGCAGGTGCCTGCAAAATGGATATTTTTTAAAGTAGATATCTCTAACATGAACTTTTCCAACATTTTTCAGGGCATTTTCAAAAGAGAAATCCTCATGATTATAATCTTCATCATCAATAACCATTGCTTTTAAAAATCCTTCATCACCTTCAAAAATAGTTGGACTACCAGTAAAACCATTTCTTGCAAGATATGCAGATATGATTCCATTGTAAACCGCTTTTCCAACATGTAAAGATTTTCCCATACTTCCACCATGGTCGGATTCCAAAAGTCCTGCAGCCTGAGTTCCACATAGGCCCAATGCATTCAATGTTTGGTTTTCATCCAATTTAAGAAGTTTGGAAGCAACTGCTCCAGCTATGAAAGTACCTATTGTACCTGTTGTGTGAAATCCTTTGTTTCTGTGTTCAGGATTGACGAGTTTACCTAAAAGAATTCCCACTTCATAACCCACCATAACAGATTCTAAGAATTCTTTTCCAGTCAGGTCATGGCTTTCTGAAATGGCTAAAGCAGTGGAAAATATTACTGAACCTAAATGAATCTGAGCGCCTCTGTGACCGTCATCAAGTTCCAGCACATGTGCTGAGATTCCATTGATTAAAGCAGCATGCAAAACATCTGATTTGAGTTTGGTTCCAATAATGGATGCATTTAGATTTAAATTCAAGTTTCCATGAAATATTTCCTCAATGGTGTTGCAAGCTATCTTTGGAGCATCCTCATTAATTCCTCTGTAAGTAACTCCAAAATAGTCTAAAAATGCTGCCTTTACAGTAGTTATAGACTCTATGGTAGCTTGTTCATAGCGATAGTTTGAAATAAATTTAGAAATATTTTGTAAAAACATCATTTAACTATTTGTAAAAAGTAGTATTAAAATAGTTCAGTTATAAGTCTGAACAATTTTTCATAATGGGAAAATTATACTGCCGGAACACCAGTCAGGACCAAAACAATGTGCGCTACAATAGCTGCACCATAATATGTTGCTGCAATAACAAGTACAGTTATTACAATTGCTTTCCAGCCTAATGCTTTAAATTCATCCCAACTTTTACCCATTCCAATACCGACATATGCTAAAAATACAGTCACTATGGATAACAATTCAACTTGGGAAACGTAATGCAAAACGAAATCGGAAGTAGGCATACCTGGAAATGCTAAAACAATACCCATTACACTGATATAAAGAATTGAAGAGACATTCAACGGCAAGTATCTTTCCATCCACACACCTAAAAGTGTGATAATGGACAGTATTGCCATTCCAACAAGTGACCCTTCCATAGGATGATGATAACCTAAATAATTACCTATTACAGTTATGATTGAAAATATCGCCAATAGAAATATCCAATTTAAAATTCCGTGAACGGTTACATTTTCAGATCCATCAATCAACTCAGGCATTTAGTCATCCTCCTTTTTATGCAATAAGGAATCTCTTCCAATTTTAGGCTCTAGCCAATTATACATTTTTTCAGTTAATGGAAGTGCAACGAAAATCACAATATATATTCCAACACAGAATGATAATAAATTACTGAATCCGGCAAATGCTTCAATCTGTGTTTCCATTCCAGGAAATGCTGCAAGAGTCGGACCAATTGCCGCTGCATTCATACTTGCACTGCCCACACCACTTGCCATAGCAAATGCATATGGATGAAGTGGTAAAAATGATAATGAAAATGTTACCAAGAAACTTATAAATATTGTACCAATTACAGTACCTATAATAAATATTGCAAATACCCCTCTTGATTCAGGAGAGTTAAATCCATATTTATCCACTACAACTGCAACGTTTGGTTCCCTACCAATGGAATTTGTCATACCAATAGCTTCTTTTTTAAATCCAAGCAATAATGCTATAGGAAGAACCAATAGGGTTGCTAGGTGCCCAAGTTCCTGCAATATCAGAGCGGGACCCATATCAAATATCAAACCAATAGACTGACCACTTGAAACAGCAAGTTTTGCGATTAAAACACCAATGAAAAGCATCATTGCCCCTTCAGCAATTCTTGCTTGTTTTCTTTGAATCCATTTTATTGGTTTTGCCAAGTAAAAAACAAGTCCTAAGATAATGGTATATATTAAAGGCATTATTGTGATGGAAACATCTTTAGTGAGTGGAATTTCAATTGTACCAATCATTTCAGCAATTATGACTAAAACAAGTACAGTAAAGTGTAATCTATAATCTCTCCACGGATTTTTCTTCAAAATACGCTTATCCGTCTTTTCCCTATAAATATGTTCCACTTGAGTATCTGAACTTTTATCCGGAATAATAATCCACTCCCCACATTCATGATAAAATATCAAAATGTATAATATATTTAATATTTTCTCAAAACATATTATATAAATTAATAGCATTTAATTCTCAAAAATTCACAAAAAGAGAATAAAAAATAGTAATAATTTTCACAAAATATGAAAAAAACTAAGATTTAAACATTCGACAAATAGGTTTTGACAAATGTCTTCTTGCAGAAACAGGTGTTTCATAAAATTGAGCATTTTTTAAATTACGTTTAATTTTAATAGGAACTTTTTCATCTGAGTCTATTTTCCTGCCGCACTTTTTACATTTGAAACCCTTGTTTTTTCCGGCAGAAGTCATTCTTTTTCCACATTCACAAACAGGATTTCTATACTCAACATCAGTTAATCTAATTACCTGGAATTTCTCAATATTGAAGGTATTCTGCTCACCGATTCCACCATAAACCTTTATAACATCACCAGGCAGTAAATGAGAAACCGTTTTTCTGAAGTTTTTAGTAGGTTCATATGCTCCGCATTCAATCTCGCCCGAGCCATCTTGAATATAGAAAAACATATGCCCTCCATCAATTATCGTAGGTTTGTTTTTCACTTCACCTTCAACACAGTAACATCCGAACTGCTTCATGTCAGAAATCCTAGATGCTTCCTGGATATGCATATCGGTATGCTGGTTTGTTTTGAAAATGCACCAATCATCAATTGGTTCTGATGCTGTAACAATGTCCTGAGCAATTTTCAATGACTCTACATTGTTTGATCTGATTCCATATAATACAGGGCAAGGTGTTTTTGGCTCAATAGCAATATAATTCTCAGAATAATCAATATTTTCAAATGTATCAGGAAAGGTTTGCCTATCCATCTCATAAACAGATTCATAATCTATCCTTCTAGGGGTTCCGAAGTTTTCAGGAGCCCTGTAAGCAAGCAATTCATATGTATAATCACTTAAAGGCAAGCTGATTGAAGCGATTGAACCTATGATTCCCCTTCCCTTTTTGAATTTATGAATTTCACAATCGACAGATTTTCCAAATTTCTCAGCCTCATCAATAGTTATAAACTCATAAATTGCCCTAAATGCATATTTTTCCATTTCAGGAGTGATTTCGCCATCATAAAAGATAACACCCGGATTAGTATTGTCACAGTCAAACATTGACAGCTTTTCAACTTCATCTAAAACAATGCTTTTTGCCAAACTGGCATTATCATCATTCAATATTTTTAAAGCTACACCACCATTTCCACGAGTCTTATGGCGGGCAAAAGGGTTTAGTCTAATCAATCTGGGATATTCCACTAAATCAATTCCATTTTCCTTAAATTTATTAATGATTTGACTTGCAAGATAAGTTGTACACATTCCATCCGGAGAATCCGTATCATCTATTCCTATATGTAAATACTTAATTGAAATCACCTACTAAAATATATTAATGTTAGGATAATATATAGTTTAACAGAGGTATTGAAAATGTTAACCCGAAGCCAAATGCTACACAATATCGAAAATTTATTGAACTCCCAAGGTTATAAAACATCCGACATTTATGATCAGGGCTCATTTGATATTGTGGCAAGAAAAAACTTACAGATATTACTCCTAAAAACATTTCTAAACATTGACAGCATTAATGAACATAATGCACATGAAATGAAACAGCTAGCCAATATTTTCTTAGCTTCTCCAATAATAATTGGTGAAAAATCAAGAAACGGGTATTTGGAAGATGGAGTGATATATGAAAGATACGATATTCCGGCAATCGGCTTTGAAACATTGAAAAGCATGATTTTATATGGAGAGTATCCTGAAATTTTAGCCGACAGGGGAGGATACTTCGTTAAAATTGACGGCAATGTCATAAAGCAATACCGTGAAGAATATTCCATGTCACTTAAGGACTTGGCAAGTTTAGCTCATGTATCTCGTGCTACAATGTATAAATATGAAAATGGAATTGTTCGTGCAAATACTGAAACTGCAATGATTCTTGAGGAGATTCTAAATACCAAAGTGACACTTGATATTGACTTATTAAAACAGCCAAAAAAAGAGGACATTGAATATTCAGATGACGTTAATGATTTATCAAAACTCGGATATGGAGTAATATCCACAAATAAAAGTCCATTTGATGCAGTAGCTAAAATGAAAACTTCTGACAAACATTCACCACTAATGGCAAATGTTGAGAAAAACAGAAGTGAAAAAACTTTAAAAAGAATGGCAATCCCTCTAAAAGATTTATCGATGGTTACGACTTCAGAACCTGTTTTTATCATAAATAACGAGAAAATTAAAGAATCAATAGGCAGCGTTCCAGTAATTAAATCATGGGAACTGAAAGAGTTTGAAAATTCAAAAGAATTACTAAAGATGATTAAAGAGAGAAAGGAAAATTAGAGTGATAATATGGAAAACTTGCAAATAACAGATATGGAAAATCATCCAATTAAATGGGTTTGTAACTTTAAGGGTCAGAAAGCTATTGGAATTTGCGGAAAAACCCAAAAAATAGCAATGTTTGCTTCAGATGAAAGAGTATCCAGAATTCTTGACGACATAGTCATTGGAACTGATGAAGCTCAGGAAGGATATGGCTGCGAAGAAAAGGACAGATGCTGCAATTTTGAATGCGAATTATGTGAAATATCCCCAAGACAATACCTGCAGATTACAGGCAAAAAACCATCAAATAAAAATATAAAAGATTTAATCAATGGATTAGCTGACCTTAATCAGTCCCTTGAAGCAGAGGGTCACATACCATTTGACAAATATGAAGTAGTGAAACTTTAATATTCCTTTAACAATTCAAAGTCTTCACGAGCTTCACTAACTTTTGCAACACCCATACATATCGCATCTACAAAATCGACATTTTTATAAAATGTAAACGCCTCTTTTGGTTTTAAAACACCGGCTGCCAATATTCTGGTAGCTATTATCTTTTTATTTAAACTTTTAATTTTATCAATGAATTCCTGTCTTTGAGAAGCATTGAATGCACTGATATCCATCATATAAGATAAACTGTTATATGGAATCATATAAAAATCAAATAAATCCATATCCAAATTATCTGCAAGCAAATCTGAAGTTCTTGATGGAAATGCAGTAACAAGGCCAGACAAAGAACCGCTATCATTAATCCTGGCCAATATTTTTGAGGTTAATCTCCAATCATATGCATCGGTTATGAATTCATCAACAAGCATCAATGGACAGTCATATTGGCTGAACAGTTCAATGTCTTCATCCCAATCCGCTTCTTTTGCAATCTCATAATTGGGATTTAAATAGTCAACATCACTTTTACCAATGGTTGCAATCACTTTCATCTCACATCCTGCATCACAAGCGATGTCATAAGCTTCAAGCAAATTAGAATCATTGACTAAGTTAATTGCCCTTACACCCTGATTGTATGATTCAATGATGACTTCAGCTGCATTTTGAGGATCATTATATAAATCATCCAAATATAATCTTGATCTGTGCCCATAATAAAGTTCTGCCATAAATGGCCCATAGCCCAAAATGCATTGCGGAATTTCTCTTTGTTTATATTTCAAATCCTCAAAAAACATTTTATCACTACTCTTTTTCAACTACAACAGCAGTTCCATAAACCAATATTTCCTGCATCACATCGGAGATTTCATTTGAGTCAAATCTGATTGCAACAATACCATTAGCCCCTAACTCTTTTGCATGATCAATTGCTCTTTGCAAAGCCTCTTCACGAGACTCTTCCATCATTTTAACATATTGTGTAATTTCACCACCGAAAAGAGATTTGATTCCTGCACCGATTTGACCTCCGGCACCCCTACTTCTAACAGTTAAACCATATATAAATCCTTTTGTTTCAACAACCCTAAATCCAGGAATGTCATTTGCAGTAGATATTGGAAACTCATTTACAGATACCATATTTTTCACCTAAACCAGTTATCAATATACTATTAATTACAAAATTATATAAATTTATCAAAAACTCAAAATTAACTTATGATTTAAATATAATAAAAAACATATTTTTAAGTAATATTTATGATTAAATATTTTGAAATTATGGTGAAAATATGAAAGTACTTATTGCTGATGCTATTAACGAAAAAGGTATTGAAAATTTAAAGGAAGTAGCAGATGTCGTAGTAGATACTGAAATTACTCCTGAAGAATTAGCAAATACCATAAATGAATACAATGGAATCATTGTAAGAAGTCGGACAAAATTAACTGCAGACATTATTGAAAAAGCAGACAATTTGCAAATAATTGCCAGAGCAGGTGTTGGAGTAGACAACATCGACCTCGATGCAGCAACTGAAAAAGGTATTATGGTTGTAAACTCTCCAGAATCAACTTCAGTTACTGTAGCTGAACATACTATGGGTTTAATCTTAAGCATGGCCCGTAAAATTTCAATTGCTGATAAATCCGTTAAAGAAGGCAAATGGGAGAAAAAACAATTCATGGGAGTTGAACTAAGAAACAAAACTCTTGGTGTAATTGGTATGGGAAGAATCGGTTCCCAAGTGGTTAACAGATGTAAAGCATTTGGAATGGATGCAATGGCATATGACCCATACTTGCCTGAAGAAGTTGCAAAACAAATGGGCGTTGAATTAACTGACTTAGACACTGTACTTAAAAACGCTGATTTTATTACAATACATGTTCCATTAACTCCGGAAACTGAACATTCAATTTCCACTGAACAGTTTGAAATCATGAAAGACACAGCATACATCGTAAACTGTGCTCGTGGTGGAATTATTGATGAAGAAGCA contains these protein-coding regions:
- a CDS encoding DUF3100 domain-containing protein produces the protein MIFYHECGEWIIIPDKSSDTQVEHIYREKTDKRILKKNPWRDYRLHFTVLVLVIIAEMIGTIEIPLTKDVSITIMPLIYTIILGLVFYLAKPIKWIQRKQARIAEGAMMLFIGVLIAKLAVSSGQSIGLIFDMGPALILQELGHLATLLVLPIALLLGFKKEAIGMTNSIGREPNVAVVVDKYGFNSPESRGVFAIFIIGTVIGTIFISFLVTFSLSFLPLHPYAFAMASGVGSASMNAAAIGPTLAAFPGMETQIEAFAGFSNLLSFCVGIYIVIFVALPLTEKMYNWLEPKIGRDSLLHKKEDD
- a CDS encoding heavy metal-binding domain-containing protein translates to MVSVNEFPISTANDIPGFRVVETKGFIYGLTVRSRGAGGQIGAGIKSLFGGEITQYVKMMEESREEALQRAIDHAKELGANGIVAIRFDSNEISDVMQEILVYGTAVVVEKE
- a CDS encoding MmgE/PrpD family protein codes for the protein MMFLQNISKFISNYRYEQATIESITTVKAAFLDYFGVTYRGINEDAPKIACNTIEEIFHGNLNLNLNASIIGTKLKSDVLHAALINGISAHVLELDDGHRGAQIHLGSVIFSTALAISESHDLTGKEFLESVMVGYEVGILLGKLVNPEHRNKGFHTTGTIGTFIAGAVASKLLKLDENQTLNALGLCGTQAAGLLESDHGGSMGKSLHVGKAVYNGIISAYLARNGFTGSPTIFEGDEGFLKAMVIDDEDYNHEDFSFENALKNVGKVHVRDIYFKKYPFCRHLHSSIDTALKLKASIGEEYDHIQNVAIKTYGVASEHNNFNPKNIEELRQSLPYAVAISLVVGEVSVDEINLLIEYGLLDNYSTVDKVNSIKNIVNSMIIVKDDKLDELYPDKRPSNVIIKLDESFRNGVFQNITFLPKGDFENPFQLRELIDKFKALNPQYDINNLTVIDSLEEYNMKYVVRKLNE
- a CDS encoding tRNA(Ile)(2)-agmatinylcytidine synthase — its product is MISIKYLHIGIDDTDSPDGMCTTYLASQIINKFKENGIDLVEYPRLIRLNPFARHKTRGNGGVALKILNDDNASLAKSIVLDEVEKLSMFDCDNTNPGVIFYDGEITPEMEKYAFRAIYEFITIDEAEKFGKSVDCEIHKFKKGRGIIGSIASISLPLSDYTYELLAYRAPENFGTPRRIDYESVYEMDRQTFPDTFENIDYSENYIAIEPKTPCPVLYGIRSNNVESLKIAQDIVTASEPIDDWCIFKTNQHTDMHIQEASRISDMKQFGCYCVEGEVKNKPTIIDGGHMFFYIQDGSGEIECGAYEPTKNFRKTVSHLLPGDVIKVYGGIGEQNTFNIEKFQVIRLTDVEYRNPVCECGKRMTSAGKNKGFKCKKCGRKIDSDEKVPIKIKRNLKNAQFYETPVSARRHLSKPICRMFKS
- a CDS encoding transcriptional regulator; translated protein: MLTRSQMLHNIENLLNSQGYKTSDIYDQGSFDIVARKNLQILLLKTFLNIDSINEHNAHEMKQLANIFLASPIIIGEKSRNGYLEDGVIYERYDIPAIGFETLKSMILYGEYPEILADRGGYFVKIDGNVIKQYREEYSMSLKDLASLAHVSRATMYKYENGIVRANTETAMILEEILNTKVTLDIDLLKQPKKEDIEYSDDVNDLSKLGYGVISTNKSPFDAVAKMKTSDKHSPLMANVEKNRSEKTLKRMAIPLKDLSMVTTSEPVFIINNEKIKESIGSVPVIKSWELKEFENSKELLKMIKERKEN